One stretch of Pseudomonas azotoformans DNA includes these proteins:
- a CDS encoding STM4504/CBY_0614 family protein, with translation MPIINLFSKRMAEERDGATDVYTYDRFSDNFRVQLSLMIQEILGDVHVAYRETIPRDVYASIVTILRKEYGVEYLVSSVYCDTPFEELHRFLRKEPNVERILDAVELGYRLGHRYARKQNYSAAHRYDAESHVDACIEELNGRFKEAGYGYEFVVESESVIRIDSEFVHAEVVKPAIHFLSYPGFEAARSEFFGAYEHYRHERYKEALVDAGKAFESTCKIICKANDWPYAQRDTANKLILILIENGLMPSYNQTFLTSLQSVLASGIPTLRNNLGGHGDGHEILEVSPEIVAYGLHLTASAIMMLAALQEKREAS, from the coding sequence ATGCCAATAATCAACCTGTTTTCTAAACGAATGGCCGAAGAGCGCGATGGCGCGACTGACGTCTATACATATGATAGGTTTTCTGACAATTTTCGAGTCCAGCTATCCTTAATGATTCAGGAGATTCTGGGGGATGTACACGTTGCCTATCGTGAGACTATCCCGAGGGATGTTTACGCGTCTATCGTGACGATTCTCCGAAAAGAGTACGGTGTTGAATATTTAGTGTCCAGTGTTTATTGTGATACTCCCTTTGAAGAGTTGCATAGGTTTTTAAGGAAGGAGCCTAATGTAGAACGTATTCTTGATGCGGTGGAACTTGGCTATCGGTTAGGTCATCGCTATGCGCGCAAACAGAATTACTCAGCCGCTCATCGCTATGATGCAGAAAGTCACGTTGATGCGTGCATTGAAGAACTCAATGGTAGATTCAAGGAGGCGGGTTACGGGTATGAGTTTGTAGTCGAAAGTGAAAGTGTTATTCGTATAGATTCTGAGTTTGTACATGCGGAAGTTGTTAAGCCCGCCATCCATTTTCTTAGCTATCCGGGCTTTGAAGCTGCTCGTAGTGAGTTCTTTGGCGCTTATGAGCATTATCGGCATGAACGTTATAAAGAAGCACTCGTAGACGCGGGTAAAGCTTTTGAGAGCACGTGCAAAATTATCTGCAAAGCAAATGATTGGCCGTATGCTCAAAGAGATACCGCTAACAAACTTATTCTGATTCTCATCGAAAATGGTCTGATGCCTTCCTATAACCAGACCTTCTTAACCTCATTACAGTCAGTTTTAGCGTCAGGCATACCTACTCTTAGAAATAACCTTGGAGGTCACGGGGATGGTCATGAAATCTTGGAGGTTTCCCCCGAAATAGTTGCCTATGGACTACACCTGACCGCATCCGCCATTATGATGCTGGCCGCTCTCCAAGAGAAACGCGAAGCCTCTTGA
- a CDS encoding LysR family transcriptional regulator, producing MQKNITSLGSLNWDDLKFFLEVARTRKASVAAKRLAVDYTTVSRRISSLEVSLGTLLFEKSRTNGFVLTTEGQRLLGYAESIESTLHMACEQVSGSGVALSGHVRMGCTEGFGSFFVTPQLSHFVDTYPAISVDILPLPHFISLSKREADIVIALERPEHGPYVCCKLCDYKLQLYATQEYLDQHPPIRKPADLAEHPFISYVDDLAFSSELLYLANVVPGASASLRSTSVIAQYVAAQQGRSMAILPCFLAAQDPRLLPVLGEQIAITRQFWMYCREDLRKLKRITLLWDYIREVTEQNQGLLMGETREIRFASQSMQGLRWANPNEV from the coding sequence ATGCAAAAAAACATCACGTCCCTGGGCTCCCTGAACTGGGATGACCTGAAGTTTTTCCTCGAAGTGGCCCGCACCCGCAAGGCCAGCGTGGCCGCCAAGCGCCTGGCGGTGGACTACACCACCGTGTCGCGGCGCATCAGTTCACTGGAAGTGTCGCTCGGCACCCTGCTGTTCGAAAAATCCCGGACCAACGGCTTCGTGCTGACCACCGAGGGCCAGCGCTTGCTGGGCTACGCCGAGTCCATCGAAAGCACCCTGCACATGGCCTGCGAGCAAGTCTCCGGCTCCGGCGTGGCGCTGTCCGGACATGTGCGCATGGGCTGCACCGAAGGGTTCGGCAGCTTCTTCGTCACCCCGCAACTGAGCCACTTCGTCGACACCTACCCGGCCATCTCGGTCGACATCCTGCCCCTGCCCCACTTCATCAGCCTGTCCAAGCGCGAAGCCGACATCGTCATCGCCCTGGAGCGTCCGGAGCATGGCCCGTATGTGTGCTGCAAATTGTGCGACTACAAATTGCAGCTGTACGCGACCCAGGAATACCTGGACCAGCACCCACCGATCCGCAAACCCGCGGATTTGGCCGAGCATCCGTTTATCAGCTATGTGGATGATCTGGCGTTCAGCTCGGAGCTGCTGTACCTGGCCAACGTGGTGCCCGGCGCCAGCGCCAGTTTGCGCAGTACCAGCGTGATTGCGCAGTACGTGGCGGCGCAGCAGGGGCGGTCGATGGCGATACTGCCGTGCTTTTTGGCGGCGCAGGATCCGCGGTTGTTGCCGGTGCTGGGGGAGCAGATTGCGATTACGCGGCAGTTCTGGATGTATTGCCGGGAGGATCTGCGCAAGTTGAAACGGATTACGTTGTTGTGGGATTACATCAGGGAAGTGACGGAGCAGAATCAGGGGTTGTTGATGGGGGAGACACGGGAGATCAGGTTCGCCAGTCAGAGTATGCAAGGACTCAGGTGGGCAAATCCTAACGAGGTCTGA
- a CDS encoding gp19.5 family protein, producing the protein MIVMTTRWQTFVAVIRTLATHRVTYRFFALLLVSLGVVQGGQLVERFGDVVCVLLGGCAQ; encoded by the coding sequence ATGATCGTAATGACTACTCGCTGGCAGACCTTTGTGGCTGTAATCCGCACTCTGGCTACCCATCGTGTCACCTACCGGTTTTTTGCTCTACTCCTTGTCAGTCTTGGAGTTGTTCAAGGCGGTCAACTGGTCGAACGCTTTGGAGATGTCGTCTGTGTTCTACTTGGTGGCTGTGCTCAGTGA